The Bacteroidales bacterium nucleotide sequence ATCTAAAAGTTCTCCTTTCTGGATCAAGGCGATCCGATCGCAAAGCGCAGCTTCATCCATATAAGGTGTGGAAACTACTATGGTAATTCCTTGCTTCTTGAGTGCTTGTAACATCTCCCAGAACTCTTTTCGAGAAACGGCATCAACTCCCGTAGTAGGTTCATCTAAGAGTAAAACTTTGGGCTTATGAATCAAAGCACAAGACAAAGCCAGCTTTTGTTTCATTCCTCCTGAAAGAGCTCCTGCACGCCTTTTCTTAAAAGGTTCTATATGTTGATAAATGGGTTTTATCAATTCATAATTCTCCTTTAAAGTTGTTTTAAAAATACCGGCAAAAAAGTTAAGATTCTCTTCCACACTTAAGTCCTGATATAAGGAAAATCGTCCGGGCATATAACCCAATTGTGTACGGAGCTTTTTATAATCGCTGACAACATCTAAATCAATTACCGTTGCTTTCCCCTCATCAGGAATTAAAAGGCTTGTAAGGATGCGAAAAAGTGTTGTTTTTCCAGCTCCATCAGGACCAATAAAACCAAATAGTTCGCCTTCGCCAATTTCGACGGAGATATTTTTCAGGGCTTGGATATCACCAAAGGATTTATATAGATTCTGAATTTGAATCATTTTTTATTCGGCTGTATCAATTAGGTGAAGACTTGGAAAAATAACCTCTCCGGGCATTCCTACTTTTATTCTGCCATCATTTTTTACCTTAATTTTAATAGCATAAACCAAATTAACACGTTCTTCTTTAGTCTGTATTGTTTTGGGTGTGAATTCTGCTATTTCGGATATCCAACTAATACGTCCGCTTAATAATTGATTTTCTTCTTGGTTCTTATCAATATAAACCTCTACCTTATCACCAATATTTATAAAAGGCAACTGTGCCCCACTAACATAAACTTTTAAATCTAAGAGATCGAGATTAGCGATGGAAAACATTGGTTTTCCGATGACTGTCATTTCGCCTTCGTGAGTAAGAGTATTTAAAACACGTCCTTTTATAGGGCTTTTAATATTACATTTTTTGATGGAAAGATTTAATAAATCCACTTGGCGATTAAGAACTTCTACTTGATCGTATAGTTTGATTTTTTGTGTTTGTATTGCAGCTCTTTGTTTTTTTAGTAAGTCGGCTTGTGCCTGAATATCATCAACTTGTTTTTGA carries:
- a CDS encoding ABC transporter ATP-binding protein, producing the protein MIQIQNLYKSFGDIQALKNISVEIGEGELFGFIGPDGAGKTTLFRILTSLLIPDEGKATVIDLDVVSDYKKLRTQLGYMPGRFSLYQDLSVEENLNFFAGIFKTTLKENYELIKPIYQHIEPFKKRRAGALSGGMKQKLALSCALIHKPKVLLLDEPTTGVDAVSRKEFWEMLQALKKQGITIVVSTPYMDEAALCDRIALIQKGELLDIDIPQNIINRYPHHLYGIKAERMYDLVNQLRKHPQCFSAYLFGEYVHYASATEVDIEKLKGELIHDGMENVELIRLQANIEDSFMDLMQKAEKGEQL
- a CDS encoding HlyD family efflux transporter periplasmic adaptor subunit, with product MNILKYFGLASIVMICLSSCSNNINTSDAYGNFEVEKTIVSAEGNGKLLSFNLRDGQLLQKEESIGQIDTLALYLQKEQLFAQKKATLSGLNDIDAQLDVIDQQQINLQINIDRIERLFKAKAATQKQVDDIQAQADLLKKQRAAIQTQKIKLYDQVEVLNRQVDLLNLSIKKCNIKSPIKGRVLNTLTHEGEMTVIGKPMFSIANLDLLDLKVYVSGAQLPFINIGDKVEVYIDKNQEENQLLSGRISWISEIAEFTPKTIQTKEERVNLVYAIKIKVKNDGRIKVGMPGEVIFPSLHLIDTAE